The following coding sequences lie in one Photobacterium sp. CCB-ST2H9 genomic window:
- a CDS encoding acetyl-CoA carboxylase biotin carboxylase subunit family protein, translating into MSIVVIDPVSSGTAYIHAAAEMGIDLHILCIDEGERKLSHDLRSLVQSVIKVDSRDMNALVDVIEELGNVEAIFPGSEYTVPVCSQLAKYFGLPHLDEAVIDFVRDKYAFRTKLKETQLSHIHYFSIDKETELQPLELPDGFTFPAVIKPVDMSGSTEVRRVDNIDEFVAVVTRLSQSALNDLDFVSSGKFIIEEYIPGHEFSVEGVVIDNQVEIVSITEKVLGQEPYFVEFGHIVGHDICESIASTIRQYAEAVVNAIGVNIGPFHLELRVRPEGQPVAIEMAARMPGDKIVELIKQSYGVDLAQMTIAAYTNRNITRSDLPKVVSAISFIPRGNKEVFTELSSIEKYMSHKFFKKHEIYFNHGDVLGSHQDWTSRVGYFIFSGDDYHEIKSVVHEVNTEVGLL; encoded by the coding sequence GTGAGTATTGTCGTCATAGATCCAGTATCATCTGGAACCGCATATATCCATGCGGCAGCAGAAATGGGAATCGATTTACATATCCTTTGTATTGATGAAGGAGAAAGAAAGCTAAGCCACGATTTAAGAAGCCTGGTTCAATCGGTTATTAAAGTCGACTCCAGGGATATGAATGCGCTGGTGGACGTCATTGAAGAACTTGGCAATGTTGAAGCCATTTTCCCTGGTTCTGAATATACAGTTCCGGTCTGTTCTCAGTTAGCAAAATATTTTGGTTTACCACATCTGGACGAAGCTGTGATTGATTTCGTTCGGGATAAGTATGCTTTCAGAACTAAATTGAAAGAAACTCAGCTGAGCCATATTCATTACTTTTCAATCGATAAAGAGACGGAGCTTCAGCCGCTTGAATTGCCGGATGGTTTTACTTTTCCTGCGGTTATCAAGCCGGTTGATATGTCGGGAAGTACCGAAGTCAGACGAGTGGACAATATTGATGAGTTCGTTGCAGTGGTCACAAGGTTGTCTCAGTCTGCGCTTAACGATCTGGATTTTGTATCGTCCGGAAAATTCATTATTGAAGAATATATTCCGGGGCATGAATTCAGTGTTGAAGGTGTCGTCATTGATAATCAGGTAGAAATTGTATCCATTACTGAAAAAGTACTGGGACAAGAGCCTTACTTTGTCGAGTTTGGCCATATTGTCGGGCATGACATCTGTGAATCAATCGCGAGTACAATTCGCCAGTATGCGGAAGCGGTTGTGAACGCTATCGGTGTCAATATTGGTCCTTTCCATCTGGAACTGAGAGTTCGCCCAGAAGGTCAGCCTGTGGCTATCGAAATGGCGGCGAGGATGCCTGGCGACAAGATTGTCGAGTTAATCAAGCAGTCTTATGGTGTCGACTTAGCACAGATGACCATTGCAGCCTATACAAACCGGAATATTACCCGATCTGATTTGCCGAAAGTGGTTTCTGCAATTTCATTTATTCCAAGAGGGAACAAAGAGGTTTTCACTGAGCTGAGTTCGATTGAAAAGTATATGAGTCATAAGTTTTTCAAAAAGCATGAAATATACTTTAATCATGGGGATGTATTAGGTAGTCATCAGGATTGGACCTCACGCGTTGGTTACTTTATTTTCTCCGGCGATGATTATCATGAAATCAAAAGTGTCGTACATGAAGTGAATACTGAGGTGGGATTATTATGA
- a CDS encoding acetyl-CoA carboxylase biotin carboxylase subunit family protein, with the protein MKHVLVINRYDDMFSDYKKYIDHNDFQVSFVTLKNKTKYIDPKTCLHVKALDALKSEDVLSAAIEMNQVDRIDLVIAHSEYDLDSASMIRDALGIPGAKVEDNDLYRNKVLMKSALMQSDILFPMFQAVKRHEDITDFISKYGYPCIIKPEVGAASEGVQKIFSSEDIPSLERFEGYQIEQFIEGEIYHVDAVLSHDEMPYFKVSKYINTCLDFRNKIPLGSFTIDDKSVNEKLKRFTYQVADLLNIRNQAVHLEVIENGDDFYFLEIGGRVGGGEIPFVAYNNEGVDLFDLWTKASLGETVKAVETKVTGFLMVPNPFESGYQLADGFQLEHPNVTFQEFNSSGESTEFSYDEIPARVHFEGENSIEVRDAIVQCMSLVSSSITPLAVTGNSNG; encoded by the coding sequence ATGAAACATGTCTTAGTTATCAATCGTTATGATGATATGTTTTCAGATTACAAAAAATATATTGATCACAATGATTTTCAAGTGTCATTCGTGACTCTGAAGAATAAAACAAAATATATCGATCCGAAGACTTGTTTGCATGTTAAGGCGCTGGACGCATTAAAGAGTGAAGATGTTTTATCCGCTGCGATTGAAATGAATCAGGTTGATCGGATTGATTTGGTTATCGCACATTCAGAGTATGATCTGGATAGTGCTTCCATGATCAGGGACGCATTAGGGATACCAGGCGCTAAAGTTGAAGATAATGATCTGTATCGAAATAAGGTACTGATGAAATCTGCACTCATGCAGTCGGATATTCTGTTCCCGATGTTTCAGGCGGTGAAGCGGCATGAGGATATCACGGATTTCATCTCGAAATATGGTTATCCCTGCATCATCAAACCGGAAGTCGGTGCTGCATCTGAAGGTGTTCAGAAGATTTTTTCAAGCGAAGATATTCCATCTCTGGAGCGCTTTGAAGGGTATCAGATTGAACAGTTTATAGAAGGTGAGATATATCATGTTGATGCCGTTCTTTCTCATGATGAGATGCCATATTTCAAAGTTTCCAAATATATCAATACCTGCCTTGATTTTAGAAATAAAATCCCGCTTGGCTCATTTACCATTGACGATAAATCCGTCAATGAAAAATTAAAACGATTTACGTATCAAGTCGCGGACTTACTGAACATAAGAAATCAAGCCGTCCATTTAGAAGTCATTGAAAATGGTGATGATTTTTACTTTTTGGAAATTGGTGGAAGAGTGGGCGGTGGTGAAATACCATTTGTTGCCTACAATAATGAGGGTGTAGATCTCTTCGATTTGTGGACGAAGGCTTCACTTGGAGAGACCGTGAAAGCGGTAGAAACGAAAGTAACCGGATTTCTGATGGTTCCGAATCCGTTTGAATCCGGATATCAGTTGGCCGATGGATTTCAGTTAGAACATCCGAATGTTACATTCCAGGAATTTAATTCAAGTGGTGAAAGTACGGAGTTCTCCTATGATGAGATACCCGCAAGAGTTCACTTCGAAGGAGAGAATTCTATTGAAGTCCGGGACGCAATTGTTCAATGTATGTCTCTGGTAAGCTCATCAATTACTCCACTCGCAGTAACAGGAAATTCTAATGGATAA
- a CDS encoding DMT family transporter, with product MDKKHIFGVVLALLAAFFNGMVGILSVNLFQSGLPSEAVAFYKCVVAFVIILLVLGVTGKLPTLMTYLKSKWKSLAVCSFFGFFMLYFFETASYETLNVAVVVFLLFGVSTLVTFFANALFEKRNLTGQEWMSVLFAVLGLYLIFLENENIANSDQTGFLFAVLAGVGYGLFLVLNKKLDIGGGLIPVCGLLMFGLVYLMIPFSMSGVVGVENDVWLTLLLLALLPTIGGFWCTTKSLTILKSQTVQLVELSEPIFALILGFVFLGQLVTSMQMLGGACILAAILIHEVKLSKLKSWRKNKLASESVK from the coding sequence ATGGATAAGAAACACATATTTGGTGTCGTTCTGGCATTACTGGCGGCATTTTTTAACGGCATGGTTGGTATTTTGAGTGTTAATCTGTTTCAGTCTGGCCTGCCCTCTGAAGCGGTTGCGTTTTATAAATGCGTGGTTGCATTTGTGATCATTCTTCTGGTGCTTGGCGTGACCGGAAAATTACCGACGTTGATGACGTATTTGAAATCGAAATGGAAATCCCTGGCCGTGTGCAGCTTCTTCGGCTTTTTTATGTTGTATTTTTTCGAAACGGCTTCTTATGAAACGCTCAATGTTGCTGTGGTCGTCTTCTTACTGTTTGGTGTTTCGACGCTGGTGACTTTTTTTGCGAACGCGTTGTTTGAAAAACGAAACCTGACAGGTCAGGAATGGATGTCGGTACTGTTTGCTGTTTTGGGTCTGTATTTAATCTTTCTGGAAAATGAAAATATTGCCAATTCAGATCAAACCGGTTTCCTGTTTGCGGTGCTGGCGGGTGTCGGTTACGGACTGTTCCTGGTGCTGAACAAAAAGCTGGATATTGGCGGCGGATTGATTCCGGTTTGTGGTTTGCTGATGTTTGGTCTGGTTTATTTGATGATTCCATTCTCCATGTCTGGTGTTGTCGGTGTGGAAAATGATGTCTGGCTGACACTGTTGCTGTTGGCTTTGCTGCCGACGATTGGCGGCTTCTGGTGTACCACTAAATCACTGACCATTTTGAAAAGCCAGACCGTCCAGCTGGTCGAATTATCAGAGCCAATTTTTGCCTTAATTCTGGGTTTTGTGTTTTTGGGGCAGTTGGTCACGTCCATGCAGATGCTGGGTGGTGCCTGCATTCTGGCCGCGATTCTGATTCATGAAGTGAAATTGTCGAAATTGAAATCATGGCGGAAAAATAAGCTGGCTTCTGAATCAGTGAAATAA
- a CDS encoding DUF962 domain-containing protein: MKTLEEQLTNYARYHRSRRNILTHFVGIPAIVFAAICLLARTEFVLGTVVLNGAYIAVALCVIFYLRLSGSLGAIMAAILIVMTVAAMPVASLPMSGWLGISLSLFIVGWVFQFIGHYFEGRKPAFVDDLVGLIIGPLFVLAEALFLLGYYQSLADYIDQHAGPVQP, translated from the coding sequence ATGAAGACACTGGAAGAGCAATTGACGAATTACGCGCGCTATCACCGTTCCAGGCGGAATATTCTGACCCATTTTGTCGGGATTCCTGCCATCGTATTTGCGGCAATTTGCCTCTTGGCCAGAACCGAGTTTGTTCTCGGTACCGTGGTGCTGAATGGCGCCTATATTGCTGTGGCACTGTGCGTGATTTTTTATCTCCGTCTCAGCGGGTCGCTGGGAGCCATCATGGCTGCCATTTTGATTGTCATGACGGTAGCAGCGATGCCTGTTGCGTCGCTGCCAATGTCGGGCTGGCTGGGGATCAGTCTGAGCCTGTTCATTGTCGGCTGGGTGTTTCAGTTTATCGGGCACTATTTTGAAGGCCGGAAACCGGCGTTTGTGGATGATCTTGTCGGACTGATCATTGGTCCGTTGTTTGTACTGGCCGAGGCTCTGTTTCTTTTGGGTTATTACCAGTCTTTAGCAGATTATATTGATCAGCATGCAGGTCCTGTTCAGCCATGA
- a CDS encoding SDR family oxidoreductase — MLFKNKTVWITGASSGIGRELAVQFAQEGANVILSARNAEKLAAIKADLAPGNHKVVPLDMAQPERLMQDIPAVLDEVGRVDILVNNAGISQRSLFLENEFKVYRQLMEVNYFGLVAMTKAVLPRMIETGGGSVVAISSVAGKVGSKFRTGYSGSKYAVVGFMDCLRAEVSQHGIHCLTICPGSVKTAIGHNSLNGQGVAQNKPEASIENGMDPADAARQMLKAIAARKDEVVIGKGISGWAPTIKRFFPQLFNMITAKTSYR; from the coding sequence ATGCTGTTTAAGAATAAAACCGTCTGGATCACCGGTGCTTCTTCCGGAATCGGACGCGAGTTAGCGGTGCAGTTTGCTCAGGAAGGGGCAAATGTCATTCTTTCGGCCCGGAATGCAGAGAAGTTAGCGGCGATCAAAGCCGATCTTGCGCCGGGTAATCACAAAGTCGTGCCGCTGGATATGGCGCAGCCGGAAAGGCTGATGCAGGACATTCCGGCGGTGCTGGACGAGGTGGGTCGTGTCGACATTCTGGTGAACAATGCCGGGATTTCACAACGCAGCCTGTTTCTGGAAAATGAATTCAAAGTGTACCGCCAGCTGATGGAGGTGAACTACTTCGGTCTGGTGGCAATGACCAAAGCCGTGTTGCCGCGGATGATCGAAACCGGGGGCGGCAGTGTCGTGGCAATCAGCAGTGTGGCCGGAAAAGTCGGATCGAAATTCAGGACGGGCTATTCCGGTTCGAAATATGCCGTGGTCGGTTTTATGGATTGCTTGCGGGCTGAGGTGAGTCAGCACGGTATTCATTGCCTGACGATTTGCCCGGGCTCCGTGAAAACGGCGATTGGTCATAATTCGCTGAACGGACAGGGCGTTGCGCAAAACAAGCCGGAAGCCTCCATTGAAAATGGCATGGATCCGGCGGATGCAGCTCGCCAGATGCTGAAAGCCATTGCCGCCCGGAAAGATGAGGTGGTGATCGGCAAAGGGATCAGTGGCTGGGCACCGACCATCAAACGATTTTTCCCGCAGTTGTTTAACATGATTACTGCAAAAACGAGCTACCGTTAA
- a CDS encoding GntR family transcriptional regulator has translation MKVVSVGASGKAENTKEPTKSDSLLEVLVERIVTGVFPAGSKISEPELARQFAVSRGPLREAMMRVEALGLVERIPHVGARVVALSPGKLAEIYAVREALEGMAARQACAHITEEELDGLDYLLRQHQEYIEEVDGASYFHQHGDFDFHYRIIKASRNSKLISLLCDELYHLLRMYRYQSPRSHARPERALNEHVQILSAIRDRDGELAEMLMRRHIMRSRTLIESQLRKDESSAR, from the coding sequence GTGAAGGTCGTTTCGGTGGGTGCTTCAGGAAAAGCCGAGAACACCAAAGAGCCAACCAAATCGGACAGCCTGCTGGAAGTGCTGGTAGAGCGGATTGTCACGGGCGTATTCCCGGCAGGCAGCAAAATTTCTGAGCCTGAACTGGCGCGGCAGTTTGCCGTCAGTCGCGGGCCGCTGCGTGAAGCCATGATGCGGGTGGAAGCACTGGGGCTGGTTGAACGGATACCGCATGTGGGGGCCCGAGTGGTGGCGCTCAGCCCGGGCAAACTGGCAGAGATTTATGCGGTTCGTGAAGCGCTGGAAGGCATGGCTGCCCGTCAGGCATGCGCCCATATCACGGAAGAAGAACTGGACGGGCTGGATTATCTGCTCAGACAGCATCAGGAGTATATCGAAGAAGTGGATGGCGCTTCTTATTTTCATCAGCATGGCGATTTTGATTTTCACTACCGAATCATCAAGGCCAGCCGCAACAGCAAGCTGATCAGTCTGCTGTGTGATGAGCTCTATCATCTGCTGCGCATGTACCGGTATCAGTCGCCCCGCTCACATGCCCGCCCCGAGCGCGCACTCAACGAACACGTTCAGATCTTGTCTGCGATCCGAGACCGTGATGGCGAACTGGCTGAAATGCTGATGCGTCGCCACATCATGCGCAGCCGGACACTGATTGAAAGCCAGCTGAGAAAGGATGAATCGTCAGCGCGCTGA
- the prpB gene encoding methylisocitrate lyase, whose protein sequence is MKPGQRFRQAVADNHPLQVVGTINPYCAMMAQQVGHQAIYLSGGGIANASYGLPDLGITTLNDVTEDVRRITAACELPLLVDIDTGFGGAFNIARTIREMERSGAAAVHMEDQVAQKRCGHRPNKAIVSQSEMVDRIKAAVDARQDESFVIMARTDALAVEGMDAAIERAIACVEAGADMIFPEAMNTLEQYRQFVDAVKVPVLANITEFGQTPLFSCDELAEQGVEMVLYPLSAFRAMNQAALNVYQHLLTDGHQRNVVDQMQTREELYQYLGYHEYEQKLDQLFSGR, encoded by the coding sequence ATGAAACCAGGACAGCGTTTTCGTCAGGCGGTGGCCGACAATCACCCGTTGCAGGTGGTCGGCACCATTAATCCCTACTGTGCCATGATGGCTCAGCAGGTGGGACATCAGGCGATATATCTCTCCGGCGGCGGCATTGCCAATGCATCTTACGGGCTGCCGGATCTGGGCATTACCACCCTCAACGATGTGACGGAAGATGTCCGTCGGATCACCGCAGCCTGTGAATTACCGCTATTGGTGGATATTGATACCGGTTTTGGCGGCGCATTTAATATTGCCCGAACGATTCGGGAGATGGAGCGCTCAGGTGCTGCCGCGGTGCACATGGAAGATCAGGTGGCTCAAAAACGCTGCGGCCATCGCCCGAATAAAGCGATTGTGTCTCAGAGTGAGATGGTGGATCGCATCAAAGCTGCGGTGGATGCCCGTCAGGATGAGAGCTTTGTCATTATGGCCCGGACCGATGCACTGGCGGTCGAAGGGATGGATGCGGCGATTGAACGGGCGATTGCCTGTGTCGAAGCGGGTGCCGACATGATTTTTCCGGAAGCAATGAACACCCTGGAGCAGTACCGCCAGTTTGTCGATGCGGTCAAAGTTCCGGTACTGGCGAATATCACCGAGTTTGGCCAGACACCACTGTTTTCCTGTGATGAGCTCGCAGAACAGGGCGTGGAGATGGTGTTGTATCCGCTGTCAGCTTTCCGGGCCATGAATCAGGCGGCACTGAATGTATATCAGCATTTGCTGACAGACGGACATCAGCGCAACGTCGTGGACCAAATGCAAACCCGTGAGGAGCTGTATCAATATCTTGGCTACCATGAATATGAGCAAAAACTGGATCAATTGTTCAGTGGCCGGTAA
- the prpC gene encoding 2-methylcitrate synthase, translated as MTATHSVTADNQHTADKDSSHNQPLGGAGLRGQSAGSTALCTVGKTGTGLTYRGYDITDLANHAQFEEVAYLLLKGKLPTQAELDQYKATLKAKRGLPDALKTVLEAIPADAHPMDVMRTGCSMLGNLDQETDFSQQAEKTDSILALLPAIICYWYRFSHDGVRIDTAGSDQDCTGGYFLEMLTGKAPSELHKQVMHCSLILYAEHEFNASTFTARVCASTLSDLHSCITAAIGSLRGPLHGGANEAAMAMIEHWQTPDEAEANIMKMLAHKEKIMGFGHAIYRESDPRNALIKAWSHKLSQDVGDTRLYAVSERVEAVMKREKGLFANADFFHASAYHFMGIPTKLFTPIFVMSRVTGWAAHVYEQRANNRIIRPSADYIGPDHQEWLPIDKRK; from the coding sequence ATGACTGCGACACATTCAGTGACAGCGGATAATCAACACACGGCAGACAAGGACAGTTCACACAATCAACCCCTGGGCGGCGCAGGACTGCGCGGTCAGAGTGCCGGCAGTACGGCGCTGTGCACCGTCGGCAAAACCGGCACCGGCCTGACTTACCGCGGCTACGACATTACGGATCTGGCGAACCATGCGCAGTTTGAAGAAGTCGCTTATCTGTTGCTGAAAGGCAAGCTGCCGACACAGGCCGAGCTGGATCAGTACAAAGCAACGCTGAAAGCCAAACGCGGTTTACCGGATGCGCTGAAAACTGTGCTGGAAGCGATTCCGGCAGATGCCCATCCGATGGACGTGATGCGTACCGGCTGTTCAATGCTGGGCAATCTGGATCAGGAAACGGATTTCAGTCAGCAGGCAGAGAAAACCGACTCGATTTTGGCCTTGCTGCCGGCCATCATCTGCTACTGGTACCGCTTCAGCCATGACGGCGTCCGGATTGATACTGCCGGCTCTGATCAGGACTGCACCGGCGGCTACTTCCTGGAAATGCTGACCGGGAAAGCGCCTTCTGAACTGCACAAGCAGGTGATGCACTGCTCGCTGATTCTTTACGCTGAGCACGAATTTAATGCCTCGACTTTCACGGCCCGGGTTTGTGCGTCGACGTTATCGGATTTGCATTCCTGCATTACTGCGGCGATTGGCAGTCTGCGTGGTCCGCTGCACGGCGGGGCCAATGAAGCGGCGATGGCGATGATCGAACACTGGCAAACGCCGGATGAAGCGGAAGCCAATATTATGAAGATGCTGGCGCATAAAGAAAAAATCATGGGCTTCGGCCATGCGATTTACCGCGAATCTGACCCGCGCAATGCGCTGATCAAAGCCTGGTCGCACAAGCTGTCTCAGGATGTGGGTGACACCCGTCTGTATGCCGTTTCTGAACGGGTGGAAGCCGTAATGAAACGCGAAAAAGGACTGTTTGCCAATGCCGATTTTTTCCATGCCTCGGCTTATCACTTTATGGGCATTCCGACCAAGCTGTTTACCCCGATCTTCGTGATGAGCCGGGTCACGGGATGGGCGGCCCATGTGTACGAACAGCGCGCCAATAACCGGATTATCCGTCCGAGTGCCGATTATATCGGTCCGGATCATCAGGAATGGCTGCCGATTGATAAACGCAAATAA
- a CDS encoding bifunctional 2-methylcitrate dehydratase/aconitate hydratase produces MSLNVELNERPQPDELLVKIADYVAQTEITSAEAYNTARNCLMDTLGCGLLALRFPECTKHLGPTVPGTTVRHGARVPGTSHELDPVTAAFNIGCIIRWLDFNDTWLAAEWGHPSDNLGGILATADYLSRVAVAEGKAPLTMRDVLTAMIKAHEIQGVLALENSYNRVGLDHVLLVRVASTAVVTKMLGGTRDQIIDAVSQAWIDGCSLRTYRHAPNAGSRKSWAAGDATSRAVRLAMITMKGEMGLPSVLTAPKWGYYDVLFNGQPFKVNQDFSSYVMENVLFKISFPAEFHAQTAVECAVALHHQVKDRLDDIERIEVTTHESAIRIISKSGDLANPADRDHCLQYMIAVPLIHGDLIAEHYEDEFHRGDSRIDVLRSKMEVIEDKRYSAEYLEADKRSIANSIQIFFNDGTSTEKVSVEYPIGHRRRREEGIPVLERKFKRNLQTRFPQGSCDKIFELCSDQAKLEATPVHEFMSLFVIN; encoded by the coding sequence ATGAGCCTCAACGTTGAACTGAATGAACGCCCGCAACCTGATGAACTACTGGTTAAAATTGCCGATTATGTCGCGCAGACCGAGATCACCTCAGCGGAAGCTTATAACACGGCGCGGAACTGTCTGATGGATACCTTAGGCTGCGGTCTGCTGGCACTGCGTTTCCCGGAGTGTACCAAGCATCTGGGGCCGACGGTTCCGGGCACGACTGTGCGCCACGGCGCGCGGGTACCGGGGACGTCGCATGAGCTGGATCCGGTGACCGCGGCGTTTAATATCGGCTGTATCATTCGCTGGCTGGATTTCAACGACACCTGGCTGGCAGCGGAATGGGGTCATCCGTCGGATAATTTGGGCGGTATCCTGGCCACGGCAGATTACCTCAGCCGTGTTGCGGTCGCAGAAGGCAAAGCGCCGCTGACGATGCGCGATGTACTGACAGCGATGATCAAAGCCCACGAAATTCAGGGCGTACTGGCACTGGAAAACAGTTACAACCGGGTCGGTCTGGACCATGTGCTGCTGGTGCGTGTGGCCTCAACGGCTGTGGTCACCAAAATGCTGGGCGGCACCCGGGATCAGATCATTGATGCGGTGTCTCAGGCCTGGATCGACGGTTGTTCGCTGCGGACTTACCGTCACGCACCGAATGCCGGTTCCCGGAAATCATGGGCTGCAGGGGATGCGACGTCCCGTGCGGTGCGTCTGGCGATGATCACGATGAAAGGTGAAATGGGACTGCCGTCTGTACTGACCGCGCCGAAATGGGGTTATTACGACGTGCTGTTTAACGGGCAGCCGTTCAAGGTGAATCAGGATTTCAGCAGCTATGTGATGGAAAACGTGCTGTTCAAGATATCTTTCCCGGCAGAATTTCACGCTCAGACAGCGGTTGAATGTGCCGTTGCACTGCATCATCAGGTTAAAGATCGTCTGGATGATATCGAGCGGATTGAAGTGACCACGCATGAATCTGCCATCCGGATTATTTCCAAATCCGGCGATCTGGCGAACCCGGCCGACCGTGACCACTGTCTGCAGTACATGATTGCGGTGCCGCTGATTCACGGTGATCTGATTGCCGAGCACTATGAGGACGAATTCCACCGGGGTGACAGTCGCATTGATGTGCTGCGCAGCAAGATGGAAGTGATTGAAGACAAACGCTACAGCGCGGAGTATCTGGAAGCTGACAAGCGTTCGATCGCGAATTCAATTCAGATCTTCTTTAACGATGGCACCAGCACGGAAAAAGTGTCGGTTGAGTATCCGATTGGTCACCGCCGTCGCCGTGAAGAAGGGATTCCGGTACTGGAACGTAAATTTAAACGGAATCTGCAAACCCGCTTCCCGCAGGGCAGCTGCGACAAGATTTTCGAACTTTGCAGCGATCAGGCCAAACTGGAAGCCACCCCGGTTCATGAGTTTATGTCACTGTTTGTGATTAACTGA
- a CDS encoding isochorismate synthase MenF: MFHFCQATATLIERIKRASADVVRLVEPVGERSRTGDSVNPCIDWFDAQPVYPKLYWHSRDGVEEVVALGQQATFSDPVPAYALLQGDQRIWGCRAFDGQADNPDPAKSSFFFLPHLELIRSGEQWSLAVNLHAGKDAAIKVLQQLVSEYPSVPPIVSQIVSVRHAPAQDDWHKLVRGALSDIRAQFMDKVVLARQTTVGFDSACSAAQVLKASQQENRDSFHFLLAFDARRAFLGSTPERLYRREDRALQTEALAGTIGRGKSGAHDQRLGRWLCLDAKNLQENQYVVDDILDRLRPYTDSLSAEDAVSLVRLRQVQHLKRHISGVLKPDVCGVRLLHALQPTAAVAGLPRHKSMQFILKHEPFERGWYAGSLGYVSLPKAEFCVALRSAYLIDEKLQLFAGAGIVQGSDPASEWQEVDKKMSTLLALFTDVRSDLTVSEVA; the protein is encoded by the coding sequence ATGTTTCACTTCTGTCAGGCTACGGCCACATTGATTGAACGTATCAAAAGGGCTTCTGCAGACGTCGTACGTCTGGTTGAGCCTGTGGGTGAACGATCCCGGACGGGCGACTCGGTCAATCCTTGCATTGACTGGTTTGATGCGCAGCCGGTTTACCCGAAACTGTACTGGCATTCCCGGGATGGCGTCGAAGAAGTGGTCGCGCTGGGGCAGCAAGCAACGTTTTCAGACCCGGTGCCCGCCTATGCGCTGCTGCAGGGAGATCAGCGCATCTGGGGATGCCGGGCATTTGATGGTCAGGCTGACAACCCTGATCCTGCGAAGTCTTCTTTCTTTTTTCTGCCGCATCTTGAGTTGATCCGGTCGGGTGAGCAATGGTCGCTGGCGGTGAACCTGCACGCGGGCAAAGACGCAGCAATCAAGGTATTACAGCAACTGGTCAGTGAGTACCCGTCGGTACCGCCGATTGTCTCGCAGATTGTGTCGGTTCGGCACGCACCCGCTCAAGACGACTGGCACAAACTGGTCAGGGGGGCGCTGAGCGACATCCGGGCACAGTTCATGGATAAAGTGGTCCTGGCGCGTCAGACCACAGTCGGATTCGATTCGGCCTGCTCCGCAGCTCAGGTTCTGAAAGCCAGCCAGCAGGAAAATCGCGACAGTTTTCACTTCCTGCTGGCATTCGATGCAAGACGGGCATTTCTCGGTTCGACGCCGGAGCGTTTGTACCGCCGGGAAGATCGTGCTCTGCAGACCGAAGCGCTGGCCGGGACCATTGGCCGGGGCAAAAGCGGAGCCCATGATCAGCGGCTGGGCCGGTGGCTTTGTCTGGATGCCAAGAATCTGCAAGAAAATCAGTATGTCGTTGACGATATTCTTGATCGTCTGCGCCCTTATACCGATTCACTGTCCGCCGAGGATGCGGTCAGTCTGGTCAGGCTGCGTCAGGTGCAGCACCTCAAGCGGCACATCAGCGGCGTTCTGAAACCTGACGTCTGCGGCGTCAGACTGCTGCATGCCCTGCAACCGACCGCAGCTGTCGCGGGGTTACCGCGTCACAAATCAATGCAGTTTATTCTGAAGCATGAGCCATTTGAGCGGGGCTGGTATGCCGGTTCGCTGGGTTATGTCAGCCTGCCCAAAGCAGAATTCTGTGTCGCCCTGCGCAGTGCGTACCTGATTGACGAAAAACTTCAATTATTTGCCGGGGCTGGCATTGTGCAGGGTTCGGATCCGGCCAGCGAATGGCAGGAAGTGGATAAGAAAATGTCGACCCTGCTGGCGCTTTTCACGGATGTACGATCTGATCTAACTGTATCGGAGGTGGCCTGA